From one Formosa sediminum genomic stretch:
- the rho gene encoding transcription termination factor Rho: protein MFEITQLKEMKLPELQEIAKKLNIPKFRSLKKLDLVYQVLDHQAANPKAVIDAKTEVKDDTAAPKEESVKPKRERVKKRVPAKAVKKAETTSEETPVSEVKESPQEAPKQAPAKRQPARKPNPRPAQDKTPQAKEEKSAPVSKEDKTPNTNTPKKENQPRPKRENLNQKKDNPKARQNNKSNGNQNHSNSNNGNKDTRNRYREPEYEFDAIIESEGVLDIMQDGYGFLRSSDYNYLSSPDDIYVSQSQIRLFGLKTGDTVLGQVRPPKEGEKYFPLIKVSKINGQNPNVVRDRVSFEHLTPLFPQEKFNIAEKQSTISTRIMDLFSPIGKGQRGMIVSQPKTGKTMLLKDIANAIAANHPEVYQIILLIDERPEEVTDMQRNVRGEVVASTFDKEAHEHVKIANIVLEKAKRLVECGHDVVILLDSITRLARAYNTVQPASGKILSGGVDANALHKPKRFFGAARNIENGGSLSIIATALTDTGSKMDEVIFEEFKGTGNMELQLDRRIANRRIFPAIDLISSSTRRDDILLDETTIQRMWIMRKYLADMNPVEAMEFINDRFKQTKNNEEFLISMNS, encoded by the coding sequence ATGTTTGAAATCACTCAATTAAAAGAAATGAAGCTTCCTGAATTACAGGAAATTGCAAAAAAATTAAATATCCCTAAGTTCCGTTCTCTAAAAAAACTAGATTTAGTATATCAAGTATTAGACCATCAGGCGGCTAACCCTAAGGCTGTCATAGACGCTAAAACAGAAGTAAAAGATGATACGGCTGCTCCTAAAGAAGAGTCTGTAAAACCAAAACGTGAACGTGTAAAAAAACGTGTTCCTGCTAAAGCAGTAAAAAAAGCCGAAACGACCTCTGAAGAGACACCCGTTTCTGAAGTTAAAGAATCACCACAGGAAGCACCAAAACAAGCTCCTGCTAAAAGGCAACCTGCAAGAAAGCCTAACCCAAGACCAGCACAAGATAAAACACCACAAGCTAAGGAGGAAAAATCTGCTCCAGTGAGTAAAGAAGATAAAACTCCTAATACGAATACGCCTAAAAAAGAGAATCAGCCACGCCCAAAACGTGAGAATTTAAACCAAAAGAAAGATAATCCTAAGGCGAGACAAAATAATAAGTCTAACGGAAATCAAAATCATTCTAATTCTAATAACGGAAATAAAGACACTAGAAATCGTTACAGAGAACCAGAATATGAGTTTGATGCCATTATAGAAAGTGAAGGTGTTTTAGATATAATGCAAGATGGCTATGGGTTTTTAAGATCTTCAGATTATAATTACTTGTCGTCTCCAGATGATATTTATGTGTCACAATCACAAATTCGTTTATTTGGGTTAAAGACAGGTGACACGGTACTTGGTCAAGTAAGACCACCTAAAGAGGGTGAAAAATATTTTCCATTAATTAAAGTAAGTAAGATTAATGGTCAGAATCCAAATGTTGTTAGAGATCGTGTATCGTTTGAGCATTTAACACCGTTATTTCCTCAAGAAAAATTTAATATTGCAGAAAAGCAAAGTACAATTTCTACACGTATAATGGATTTGTTTAGCCCTATTGGTAAAGGGCAACGTGGTATGATTGTGTCGCAACCTAAAACAGGTAAGACTATGTTATTAAAAGATATCGCAAATGCTATTGCTGCAAATCATCCAGAAGTATATCAAATTATATTATTAATAGATGAGCGTCCTGAAGAGGTTACAGATATGCAACGTAATGTACGTGGTGAAGTTGTAGCATCTACCTTTGATAAGGAAGCACACGAGCATGTTAAAATTGCAAATATTGTTTTAGAAAAAGCAAAACGTTTAGTAGAATGTGGTCATGATGTGGTAATTTTATTAGATTCAATCACACGTTTAGCACGTGCATATAACACTGTACAACCGGCATCTGGTAAAATATTAAGTGGTGGTGTAGATGCTAATGCATTACATAAACCAAAACGTTTCTTTGGAGCTGCACGTAATATAGAAAATGGAGGGTCTTTATCTATTATTGCTACGGCACTAACAGATACGGGATCTAAGATGGACGAAGTAATTTTTGAAGAATTTAAAGGAACAGGTAATATGGAACTGCAATTAGACAGACGTATTGCTAACCGTAGAATTTTCCCTGCTATCGATTTAATTTCATCTAGTACACGTCGTGATGATATTTTATTAGACGAAACTACAATACAACGTATGTGGATTATGCGTAAATATTTAGCCGATATGAATCCTGTTGAAGCTATGGAATTTATTAATGATAGATTTAAACAAACCAAAAATAATGAGGAGTTTTTAATTTCTATGAATAGTTAA